The genomic window GGGGCGCTGGAATGCCGGGGATTTCCACCTAGACCGGCTCGATCGGCGCCAGACGCGGGTCAAGGATTTTGGGCCCCATCCCCTGAAATTTCACGGCAATCGACACCTTCTCACCACTGCCAAACAGGTGGGTCACCTGACCTTCGCCAAAGCTGCTGTGGCGCAGCCGGTCCCCCACCGCCCAGGTTTTGGCAGCCGCCCGGCGCCGCACCGCATTGGCGGGAGCACCGGCCGCACCGCCACCGGCCACCTGGCGTGAATCCTCGCGATCCACGCGGGTGAGCCGCTCCAGGCGCTGCTCACGGCGAATGGAAGCTCCACCGCTATGGGGAATGTCCCCCTGGATCAGGGCGCTGGGCAGCTCCGAAAGAAACACCGAGGGCACCGCTGGCTCGCGCATGCCACCCCAAAGCCGCCGCTCACTGGCATGGGAGAGAAACAGCCGCTCCTTAGCCCGGGTGAGGCCCACGTAGCAGAGGCGGCGCTCCTCCTCGAGAGCAGAGGGGTCTTCCAAGGAGCGATAGCTGGGGAAGAGACCCTGCTCCATGCCCACCAGGTACACCACCGGAAATTCCAAGCCCTTACTGGCATGCAGGGTCATCAGGGTGACCCGGTCCTGCTCAGTGTCCTTGCTGTCAGCGTCGCTGGCCAGGGCGGCTGAGGCCAGGAAATCCTCCAGGGAGCCCTCCTCGTTTTCCTCCTGGTATTGCAAGGCGGCATTCACCAGCTCATTGAGGTTGCGGCGCCGGTCTTCCGCTTCATCGGTGCCTTCGGTGATCAACTCGGCCACATAGCCGCTCTGCTCCATCACCCGCTGCACCAGTTCAGAAGGGGCGATGTCTTGAGCGCAGGCCTGCAAGCCGTTAATCAGCTCGCAAAACTGCAGCAACCCCTTGGCCGAGCGGCCGCCCAAAGAACGCACTGCTTCAGCATCACGCACCACTTCCCAGAGGGGAATGCCAAGCTGGTTGGAAGCGTCGGTGAGTCGCTCGATCGTGGTTTTACCGATGCCGCGCTTGGGGGTATTGAGCACCCGCAACAGGCTCACGGTGTCGGCGGGGTTCACCAACAGCTTGAGGTAGGCGAGTACATCCTTGATCTCACGGCGGTCGTAGAAGCGCAGCCCCCCCACCACGATGTATGGGATGCCCCAGCGCACCAGCGACTCCTCCATCGCCCGCGACTGGGCATTGGTGCGATACAGCACCGCCATATCGCCCCAGCTGAGATCGGGGTGGGCGGCCTCGAGCATGCGCATGCGATGCACCACCGCCTCGGCCTCGGCGATCTCGTCATCGCAGCGGGTGAGGGAGATCAATTCACCCTCGCCTCGGGTGGGCCGCAGCACCTTGTCGATCCGCTCGGAGTTGTGGGCGATCAGGGCATTGGCCGCCTCCAGGATCGTGGCGGTGGAGCGGTAGTTCTCCTCCAGCTTCACCATCGTGGCGGTCGTCTCACTGGCGGCCCCATCACCGAAGTCGTCCTGAAAGCCCATCAGGATCGTGAAATCGGCGGCGCGGAAGCTGTAGATGCTCTGGTCCGCGTCACCCACCACAAACACCGAGCGCCCGTCCCAGTCGTCGTAGTCGGAGGGTTCACGACCGTTGGTCACCAGCAGCTTGATCAGGTCGTACTGGGTGCGGTTGGTGTCCTGGTATTCATCCACCAGCACATGGCGGAAGCGCCGGTGCCAGTAGTCGCGGACCTGCTCGTTCTGACGCAGCAGCTGCACCGGCAGCAGCAGCAGATCATCGAAATCGAGGGCGTTGTTGGCGGCCAGGGCGCGCCGGTAGCGCCGGTAGGTCTCCGCCATCAACCGACCCCGCTGGCCGCCGGCATCGGCTTCCAGCTGCTCGGGCATCCAGCCCTGGTTCTTGGCGTTGCTGATCGCCCAGCGCACCTTCTTGGGCTCAAAGCGCTTGGGATCTAGCTGCAGCTCCTGGGTGACGATCTCCTTGATCAGGCTCTGCACGTCGTTCTCGTCGTAGATCGAGAACTGGCGCGTCCAACTGAGGCCTTCGGGATCCTTGAACTTGTCGATATCGAAGCGCAGCAGCCGGGCGAACAGGGCGTGGAACGTACCGATCCACAGCTCCTTGATCACCTCGCGGTAGATGCGCGAGCGCAGCTGGCGCTGCTCCACCGCCGGCAGGGTGCTCCAGGGCTGGCCAAACTGGCTCTGGGCCAGCTTCTGAGCCAGCAGCAGCTCCAGCCGCTCCTTCATCTCGCGGGCCGCCTTATTGGTGAAGGTGACCGCGAGCAGATGGGCCGGATCGGCGCCGTGGTGGCCGATCAGGTGGGCGATGCGGTGGGTGAGGGCGCGGGTTTTGCCGCTGCCCGCACCGGCCACCACCAGCAGCGGACCTGTGTGGTGGTCCACCGCCTTGCGCTGGGCGTCGTTGAGGCCGGCGAGAAATGCACTCATTCCTGAGACCCTAGGCAAGGCGACGGGCCAACCTCTGCCGCCAGCGCTCCAAGCGCAGCTGGAGCAGGGAAGGGGGCCTCAGTGGCGGCTCACCGGCCTGCAGCCGATCGATGTGGATGTTGATCGCCTCTAGAGCCTGGCGCCAGCGCTGGCGCAGCCGCGGTTCACTGAGCTCACCAAGCAACTCTTCCAAGCGGCGCGGAGCAGGCAGCCAGGAGGCTGGATCGGCCACCGCCGCAGCGATCCGCTCCCCGTCGGCGGCCAGGCTGCCCATGCCGATCTGGTGGGCCAGGCCCCCGGGGTCGAGGTTGTCAGCCAGGGCGTGGTTAAGGCTGCTGAACAGCACGCAGCCACAGGCCAGGGCCTCGATCGGCGGCAGACCAAAGCCCTCGCTCACCCCACTGCAGCGCCAGTGGTCGGCGGAGTCGTAAACCACCACCTTGGCGCTGTTGAACAGCCCCACCAGATCCTCCACCCAGCCGTCCTGCAGCAGCACCGTGAGCCCCCGGGCCCGCAGGGCTGGCACCAGCTGCTCCAGCACGTAGGTGCTGGTCTTGCGCCGCTGGATCAGCACATCGATCGAGCGGCCGCCCGGCGCCGGCTCAGCGCCGAAGTTGTGGGGGCGATCACCGCGGGCGATCCAACTGGCCTCCAGGGCGTTGGGCACCAGGAACAGCGGATTGCGGCTGGCCCATTGGCCCCAGTAGCCCAGGGTGTTGCGACTCACCGCCAGCACCGGCACCCCGGGGGGCAAGCGGAAGCCGTAGCCGCTGCTATGGGCGTGATATGCCACCGGCCGGCCCCGCAAGGCCCGCAACTGGCACGGCACATCAAAACCCCAGCTCACGATCCACAGGGCGGCAGTAGCGGCCGGGCTGCCTAGGGGTTCAGCCCGGAGCAGATCGTCCAGGTAGGGCAATCCGGGCTCCCGCTGCCGATAGGTAACCAGTTCCGTTGGCACCAGTTCGGCCAGCAGCCGGGCCGTCTGCTGCTCCACCAGCAGGCCGCCGCAGCGGTAGCGACCGCTGGTGCCTGGCACCAAAAAGCGAAGGGGGCGCAAGACGCTCAGAGGCTGCGGCCCGCCAACTCTGGCTCAGGCCGCCGCCACTTCCGTGCTGCCCGAACGCTGACGGCGTGTAAGGAAGCCAAACAGCACCTTGCCAATGGCGGCGATCAGATTGCCTTCCAGTTCCTGGAACATGGTCATGTTGAGGTGGAAGGCGTGGTTGGCCTCCTCCACAATGCGATCGGCCATGGCCTGGTCGATTGGCAGGGCGTCGAGGGTGGTGCGGTAGTTGGCCTTGAAGGCCTTCTCATCGGGGATAGACGCGAATTCGTAGAAACGCAGGCCATCGTGCTCGCCCAGGCTCATGGCCTTCTGGGCGATGTTCTTGAGGATCTGGCCGCCGGAAAGATCACCTATGTAGCGGGTGTAGTGGTGACCCACCAGCAGCTCCGGGCACTCCCGCGCCACCTGGTGCAGACGCTCAACGTATTGCTGGGCGCCAGGGGTGGGTTGGACCGCATTGCGCCAGTCGCCACCGAAGTAAAAGGCAAGGTCCTGCTCGAGACTTTCGCGCCGGTTGAGCTCAGGAAAGGCCACCGGACCCACCACCGGATGCTCCCTAAGCCGGCCAAACTCCTCCTCCATGGCGGAGTACACGAAATAAAGGTCGGCCACCAGGGTGCGGTAGCTGGCCTTATCCACCACCCCCTTGAGGAAGCAGCTCACGAAGCCGGTGTTCTCCGCCATCGTGTGCGCCTTTTTGGTGCCTTCACGCAATTGGGAAGCAAGGGCGACGGCCATCTGACAGGGGCTTGATACGGGCGAGGCGCCAAGTTAGGCGGGAGTTTTACCGGGGCGCCTGGCAAGGTTGCGAAGGGTTACGCCGCCAGGTTCTGATCGGCCTGCTCGGCGCCACCGAAGAGATCAAACAGCTCCCGGGAAAACTGCTGCAACTTCTGCGCCACCTCGGCCTGTGGCAGATGACTACCCGACGGCTGCCAGTCGCCCACGGTGGCCAGCCGCCAGCGCTCGCTCTCGTAGGTGAGGCCCCGGATCGTCACCCCCAGCAGGCGAGGGCGTTCAGGCCTGCTCCGCCCCGGGGCCCCGTCCAGGCGCAGCTGCACCAGAAAGGAGCGGCACTGGCTGCGCGGACTCCAACCCGGTAGATGAAAGGAGAGATCCAGGCTCTCCTGCTCGGCAAAGGCACGGGTCAGAGCGTCGTCGCGCCAGGGGGTGAGGTTGGCTCGGGCATCGGGGAAGTGGACGCGAAACAGGCTCGCCGCCGCAGCGATTGCCTGGGCAAGTTCCAGGGATCGGGCCTGATCGGCGGCATTCATGCCGTTTCCCCTGAGCAGAACCGCAACATGCCTGAAACCTAGGCTCGCCGCACCGCTCAGGCCGAACAGGTCCGTAACAGCCCATGGCAACCCCTAGCGCCGCCAGCTTTGAGAAGCTCACCGCCCCTGCCAACGGCACCGCAATTCGCTTCGAAAATGGTCAGCCGATCGTGCCCAACGATCCGATTGTTCCCTTCATCCGCGGTGATGGCACGGGCGTAGACATCTGGCCCGCCACCCAGAAAGTGCTGGATGCGGCGGTGGCCCAGGCCTACGGCGGTGAGCGCCGCATTGAGTGGTTCAAGGTGTACGCCGGCGACGAGGCCTGCGACCTCTACGGCACCTATCAATACCTGCCGGAAGACACCCTGAGCGCCATCAAGCAGTTCGGCGTGGCGATCAAGGGGCCCCTCACCACACCGATCGGCGGCGGCATTCGCTCCCTCAACGTGGCCCTGCGCCAGATCTTCGATCTCTACTGCTGCGTGCGCCCCTGCCGCTACTACGAGGGCACCCCCAGCCCCCACAAGCGCCCTCAAGACCTGGATGTGATCGTGTACCGCGAAAACACCGAAGACATCTATATGGGGATCGAGTGGGAAGCGGGCGATCCGGTGTGCCTCGATCTGATCAAGCACCTCAATGAGGTGGTGATCCCAGCCAACGGCAAGCTGGGACAGCGCCAGATCCCAGCGGGCTCCGGCATCGGCATCAAGCCCGTGAGTAAGCACGGCAGCCAGCGCCACATCCGCAAGGCGATCCAGCACGCACTGCGCCTAGAGGGCGACAAGCGCCACGTGACCCTGGTGCACAAGGGCAACATCATGAAATTCACCGAGGGTGCCTTCCGCGACTGGGGCTACGAACTGGCCAGCACGGAATTCCGCGATGTCTGCATCACCGAGCGGGAAAGCTGGATTCTCGGCAACCTCGAAAAGGATCCCGGCCTGAGCATCGAGGCCAATGCCCGCATGATCGAGCCCGGCTACGACAGCCTCACCCCCGAGAAGAAAGCCGCCATTGATGCCGAGGTGCAGGGCGTGCTCGATACCATCGGCACCAGCCACGGCGGTGGTAAGTGGAAGCAGATGGTGCTTGTTGACGACCGCATCGCCGACAGCATCTTCCAGCAGATCCAAACCCGCCCCGCCGACTACTCGATCCTCGCCACCCTCAACCTCAACGGCGACTACATCTCCGATGCGGCCGCAGCCGTGGTGGGAGGCCTGGGCATGGCCCCCGGCGCCAACATCGGCGACAACGCTGCGATCTTCGAGGCCACCCACGGCACCGCTCCCAAGCATGCCGGCCTCGATCGCATCAACCCCGGCTCAGTAATCCTCAGCGGCGTGATGATGCTCGAGTTCATGGGCTGGCAGGAGGCCGCCGACCTAATCACCGCGGGCCTGAGCGCCGCCATCGCCAATGGCGAGGTGACCTACGACCTAGCCCGCCTGATGGAGCCTCCCGTGGAGCCGGTGAGCTGCAGTGGCTTTGCTGATGCTGTGATCCGCCACTTCGGCGGATGAACACCGACCCCTGCGTGCACTGCGGCTTCTGCCTGCCCACCTGCGCCAGCTACCGGGTGCTGGGAACGGAGATGGATTCACCCCGGGGCCGCATCTACACCCTCAAGGCGATCGCCAACGGTGAACTGAGCCTCGACGCCACCGTGGCGAAACACTTCGACAGTTGCCTGGGCTGTCTCGCTTGCGTGACCGCCTGTCCTTCAGGGGTGCGCTACGACCAAATGATCGAGGCGACGCGCCCCCAGCTCAACGCCCCGGAACTGCGCAGCTCCGCCCAGCAAGCATTTCGCAAGCTGCTGTTTGCCCTGCTTCCCTACCCTGCGCGGCTTCGGGCCCTGCTCACGCCGCTGCGCCTTTACGCCGGCACCCCCCTGCAGGCCCTGGCCCGCCGCAGTGGGCTCACCCGCCTGTTCGGCCCCCAACTGGAGGCCCTCGATCAGCTGCTACCTCCCTTAGTGCCGGCTGGCTTCCGCGACGACTTCCCCCTAGTAGTGCCCGCCCAGGGTCCTCGCCGCGCCCGGGTAGGGCTGGTGCTGGGTTGTGTGCAGCGTTTATTTGATCCAGCCGTGAATCAGGCCGCCGTGCAGGTGCTGAGCGCCAACGGCATCGAGGTAGTGATCCCGCCAGCCCAGGGTTGCTGCGGCGCCGTGACCCACCACCAGGGGGAACTCAGCCAGACCAACGAGCTGGCAATCGGCTTAATCCAAAGCTTTGAGGCCGTAGTGGGCCCAGGCAAGCCCGCCGGAGCCGAGCCTCTCGACGCCGTATTGGTGGCAGCCTCCGGTTGCGGCCACACCATGAAGGCCTACGGGCGGCTCACCGGCAGCAGCTTCTCTGCCCCGGTCGCGGACATACAGGAATTCTTAGCCGAGCTCGGTCTAAGCCAGCCATTCCTCGCCGCCCTCAAGCCCCTGAGCCACGCTGACGGCGAGCCAGCCAGCGCCAAACGCCCGCTCCAACTGGCTTATCACGACGCCTGCCACATGCTGCATGGCCAGGGCATCAGCAGCCAGCCCCGGGCCCTGCTCAATGCCATCCCCCACATCCAGCTGCGCGAAGCGACGGAAGCGGGAGTGTGCTGCGGCAGCGCCGGCATCTACAACTTGGTGCAGCCTGAGGAGGCCGCCGCCCTTGGCCAGCTCAAGGCCAAAGACCTAGCTGGCACCGGTGCCGAGCTCGCTGTTAGCGCCAACATCGGCTGCAGCCTGCAGATCCGGCGCCACCTGCAGGAGCTGCCCCAGCCAATCCCGGTGCTGCATCCGATGCAGTTGCTGGAGCAGAGCTACAGGGGTTGAGCCAACCCATCCCCGACCAGCCGCCAATCAACAAGGCCCCTAAAGGCCGCCTGCTGAACATTCTGGGAGTTGGTTTTGGCTTGGCCGGTGCCGTGGGCGGCACGATCGGGGCCGGCATCCTGCGCACTCCGGGCCTGGTGGCAGCCCAATTGCCCTCGGCGGAGCTGGTGCTGGCCGCCTGGCTGGCCGGCGGGCTCTATGCCCTGCTGGGGGCGGTGTGCGTTGCCGAATTGGCGGCAGCCTTGCCAAAGGCCGGCGGTTGGTACGTCTACGCCGAGCGAGCCTTCGGCAAGCGAGTGGGCTTTCTGGTGGGCTGGACCGACTGGCTGGCCCACTGCATCGGCCTGGCCTGGGTAGCCACCACAGTGGGGGAATACGGCCAGGCCCTGCTGCCCGCCGCGATCCCCCAGGAGCCCTACACGGTCCGAATCCTGGCGCTGCTGGCCATCGGCCTGTTCAGCCTGATTCAGCTACGGGGCATGCGGGCCGGCAGCGCCAGCCAGGAATTACTCAGCCTCGCCAAGGCGGTGGCCTTTCTGGCCCTAGTGGCGGCGTGCTTCCTGCTGCCCATCCAGGCGGCGCCCCCTATCGCGCTATCACCGCCTGCGCCCATGGCGATCGCGGGCTGGCGGAGCCTGAGCCTGGCAGTGGTACTGGCCCTACAGGCAGTGATCACCACCTACGACGGCTGGGCCAGCCCCGTTTATTTCGCTGAAGAATTCAGCGAGCCGGGGCGAGATCTACCCCGCTCCCTGATCGGCGGGGTACTGGCGGTGCTGGTGCTTTATCTGCTGATCAACCTGGCCCTGCTGCATGTGCTGCCCATCGCCCAGCTGGCCAGCGCACGCCTGCCGGCCGCGGACGCGGCACGGGCCCTGGCTGGACCGCTGGGTGGCCTGCTGATCACCGCGTTAGCGCTTGTGTCCCTGCTAGGCCTGATCAACACCGTGGTGATGGCCGCCCCACGGATTTTGTTTGGCCTCAGCCGCGACGGCCTGCTGCCGAGCTTTGTTGCCCAAGTGAACGGGGGCGGCACCCCGAGCGCGGCCCTGCTGCTCACCAGTACGGCCGCCGCGGCCCTAGTGCTGGCCGGCTCCTTCGAGCGGCTGCTGACCATGGGCGCCGTGTTCTACGTGAGCCTGCCGCTGGCGGGCATTGCCTCCCTGGTGACCCTGCGCCAGCGGGAGCCGGAGCTGCCCCGCCCCTTTCTCACCTGGGGCTACCCCGTGTCCCCCCTACTGATCACGGCGGTGTCCCTGGCCTTCCTGATCGGCAGTACGGCCAACGACTGGCTAAGCAGCCTTGCCGCCCTAGCCCTGGTGGCCATGGGCTACGGCGTCTGCCTGTTGGCGGAGCGACGACCCCTAGCCGAGGAGACGAATTAATCCGCGCTTTCCAAGCCCTCCATCCAGCGCCAGGCCAGCTGCAGCGTGTCCCCATCACCGAGGTTGCCAGGGAAGGTGAGCACCGGCAGAGGCTCTGGCAGATCAGCCAGCACTAAGGAAAGCCCCGGCAGCAGCTGGCCTTGCAACTCGACAGCCGCCAGAGCCAGACCATCGGCCAGCAGGGTGTGGGTGGTGATGCCCCCCTTGCTGATCAGATAACCCAGCTGGGGGGCCAGGGCAGCAGCCAACCGGGCCATCAGCGCCGCCAGAGCGTCGCCTAAGCGGCGGCGCTGCGCCACTGATGAGCACTGGAGCTCACCCCGGCTGGTGTACAGCACCGGCGTTTGCTCCTGAGCCAGCACCCGCCGCAACTGAACCAACCAGTCGGCCTCCAGGGAAGCCAGCAGGGGCTCCGGCAGGGGGCCTTCCAGCAGCCGCGCCAGCTTGGCGACGGGCAGCTCCAGCCCCACGCAGCGGGGCTCCGTCAGCAGCTGGGTAAGCTGGGCATCAGCCAAAGGCACGTGGGAGCCCACCAGCACCAGCCCTGGCTTGGGGCGGCGCAACCGGGCCAGGGCAGCTCCAGCCAGGGGCTGGGGCGGCAAAGCCGCTAAGGCCTGGATCCAACTGGCCGCCGACTGGGAAAGCACCGCCCGCGGCCAGGCCTGGCGCACCACCTGGGCCAGGGCGGCCAATTGCTCAGGTCGCTCCCCGTCAACGGCCACCACAGGCCCGCCATCTAGGGCCGCAAATCGCTCCGCCAGGGCCTGGCCGCCATCGCTTAGGGCGTAATCCAACTCGGCGCCCGTCAGACGCTGGACCTGGTGAGCGGCGATACGGCCCCCACTTTTTTCCTCCACCCAAACCGGTAGATCGCTGCTGGCGTAGCCAAACAGGCGGTCGCGGGCGAAGGCGGTTTCGTGCACGGGCTGGCCGTGCAGGCGATGCACCCCCTCCACGGTGGTGCGTCCCCCCTCAAAAAAAGCCGGGATCAACAAGGTGGCCGCAAAGGGGCCGAGCTCGGCCGTTATCACCTCCACCTCCAAAGGAAAGTGGCCCCGCAAGGTGGAGTCGCCGCGACTCACCAGCCACCAACGCTCAATGCCTGCCAGGGGCAGGGCCGCAGCCAGGGCCCGGCAGATCTGGCGCACCCGCTCCGCGGCCGCTTCCGGCGCTAGGGCCCGGGTGTTAGCCAGCAGAAACAGCAGTGGCGAAGGGTGCCGCAGCCCCTCCGCCAAGGTGGCGGCATCCCAGCGCAGCAGCAGCGGGCAGCTGTGCACCGTCTGGGAGCCGGTGGGGTCATCGTCGATGACGATGATTTTGGAGGAGGCGGCCATGGCACCATCGTGCCGTGATGACTCCGGAGCCCAGGGAGCTGCAGGAGCTGGTGCGCGAGCTGCACCAGCAGGCTGCGCCCTGGCAACCCGCGGGCCTGGGCAGCCGACTCAACTGGGGGCCACCAGTTGTGGGCGCCAGCGCCACCGTGAGCTGTAGGCGGCTGAGCGGCATCGTTGAACACAGCCCTGGCGATTTCACTGTGACGGCCCTAGCCGGCACGCCCCTGGTCGAATTGCAAGCCGAACTGGCCCGCCACAGGCAATGGCTAGCCGTTGACTGGCCCTGGGGCAGTGGCATGAGCGGCCAAGCCAGCGGCAGCCTG from Cyanobium sp. Tous-M-B4 includes these protein-coding regions:
- a CDS encoding heme oxygenase (biliverdin-producing), which codes for MAVALASQLREGTKKAHTMAENTGFVSCFLKGVVDKASYRTLVADLYFVYSAMEEEFGRLREHPVVGPVAFPELNRRESLEQDLAFYFGGDWRNAVQPTPGAQQYVERLHQVARECPELLVGHHYTRYIGDLSGGQILKNIAQKAMSLGEHDGLRFYEFASIPDEKAFKANYRTTLDALPIDQAMADRIVEEANHAFHLNMTMFQELEGNLIAAIGKVLFGFLTRRQRSGSTEVAAA
- a CDS encoding NADP-dependent isocitrate dehydrogenase, whose protein sequence is MATPSAASFEKLTAPANGTAIRFENGQPIVPNDPIVPFIRGDGTGVDIWPATQKVLDAAVAQAYGGERRIEWFKVYAGDEACDLYGTYQYLPEDTLSAIKQFGVAIKGPLTTPIGGGIRSLNVALRQIFDLYCCVRPCRYYEGTPSPHKRPQDLDVIVYRENTEDIYMGIEWEAGDPVCLDLIKHLNEVVIPANGKLGQRQIPAGSGIGIKPVSKHGSQRHIRKAIQHALRLEGDKRHVTLVHKGNIMKFTEGAFRDWGYELASTEFRDVCITERESWILGNLEKDPGLSIEANARMIEPGYDSLTPEKKAAIDAEVQGVLDTIGTSHGGGKWKQMVLVDDRIADSIFQQIQTRPADYSILATLNLNGDYISDAAAAVVGGLGMAPGANIGDNAAIFEATHGTAPKHAGLDRINPGSVILSGVMMLEFMGWQEAADLITAGLSAAIANGEVTYDLARLMEPPVEPVSCSGFADAVIRHFGG
- a CDS encoding glycosyltransferase, producing the protein MRPLRFLVPGTSGRYRCGGLLVEQQTARLLAELVPTELVTYRQREPGLPYLDDLLRAEPLGSPAATAALWIVSWGFDVPCQLRALRGRPVAYHAHSSGYGFRLPPGVPVLAVSRNTLGYWGQWASRNPLFLVPNALEASWIARGDRPHNFGAEPAPGGRSIDVLIQRRKTSTYVLEQLVPALRARGLTVLLQDGWVEDLVGLFNSAKVVVYDSADHWRCSGVSEGFGLPPIEALACGCVLFSSLNHALADNLDPGGLAHQIGMGSLAADGERIAAAVADPASWLPAPRRLEELLGELSEPRLRQRWRQALEAINIHIDRLQAGEPPLRPPSLLQLRLERWRQRLARRLA
- a CDS encoding (Fe-S)-binding protein encodes the protein MNTDPCVHCGFCLPTCASYRVLGTEMDSPRGRIYTLKAIANGELSLDATVAKHFDSCLGCLACVTACPSGVRYDQMIEATRPQLNAPELRSSAQQAFRKLLFALLPYPARLRALLTPLRLYAGTPLQALARRSGLTRLFGPQLEALDQLLPPLVPAGFRDDFPLVVPAQGPRRARVGLVLGCVQRLFDPAVNQAAVQVLSANGIEVVIPPAQGCCGAVTHHQGELSQTNELAIGLIQSFEAVVGPGKPAGAEPLDAVLVAASGCGHTMKAYGRLTGSSFSAPVADIQEFLAELGLSQPFLAALKPLSHADGEPASAKRPLQLAYHDACHMLHGQGISSQPRALLNAIPHIQLREATEAGVCCGSAGIYNLVQPEEAAALGQLKAKDLAGTGAELAVSANIGCSLQIRRHLQELPQPIPVLHPMQLLEQSYRG
- a CDS encoding UvrD-helicase domain-containing protein; amino-acid sequence: MSAFLAGLNDAQRKAVDHHTGPLLVVAGAGSGKTRALTHRIAHLIGHHGADPAHLLAVTFTNKAAREMKERLELLLAQKLAQSQFGQPWSTLPAVEQRQLRSRIYREVIKELWIGTFHALFARLLRFDIDKFKDPEGLSWTRQFSIYDENDVQSLIKEIVTQELQLDPKRFEPKKVRWAISNAKNQGWMPEQLEADAGGQRGRLMAETYRRYRRALAANNALDFDDLLLLPVQLLRQNEQVRDYWHRRFRHVLVDEYQDTNRTQYDLIKLLVTNGREPSDYDDWDGRSVFVVGDADQSIYSFRAADFTILMGFQDDFGDGAASETTATMVKLEENYRSTATILEAANALIAHNSERIDKVLRPTRGEGELISLTRCDDEIAEAEAVVHRMRMLEAAHPDLSWGDMAVLYRTNAQSRAMEESLVRWGIPYIVVGGLRFYDRREIKDVLAYLKLLVNPADTVSLLRVLNTPKRGIGKTTIERLTDASNQLGIPLWEVVRDAEAVRSLGGRSAKGLLQFCELINGLQACAQDIAPSELVQRVMEQSGYVAELITEGTDEAEDRRRNLNELVNAALQYQEENEEGSLEDFLASAALASDADSKDTEQDRVTLMTLHASKGLEFPVVYLVGMEQGLFPSYRSLEDPSALEEERRLCYVGLTRAKERLFLSHASERRLWGGMREPAVPSVFLSELPSALIQGDIPHSGGASIRREQRLERLTRVDREDSRQVAGGGAAGAPANAVRRRAAAKTWAVGDRLRHSSFGEGQVTHLFGSGEKVSIAVKFQGMGPKILDPRLAPIEPV
- a CDS encoding four-carbon acid sugar kinase family protein, whose product is MAASSKIIVIDDDPTGSQTVHSCPLLLRWDAATLAEGLRHPSPLLFLLANTRALAPEAAAERVRQICRALAAALPLAGIERWWLVSRGDSTLRGHFPLEVEVITAELGPFAATLLIPAFFEGGRTTVEGVHRLHGQPVHETAFARDRLFGYASSDLPVWVEEKSGGRIAAHQVQRLTGAELDYALSDGGQALAERFAALDGGPVVAVDGERPEQLAALAQVVRQAWPRAVLSQSAASWIQALAALPPQPLAGAALARLRRPKPGLVLVGSHVPLADAQLTQLLTEPRCVGLELPVAKLARLLEGPLPEPLLASLEADWLVQLRRVLAQEQTPVLYTSRGELQCSSVAQRRRLGDALAALMARLAAALAPQLGYLISKGGITTHTLLADGLALAAVELQGQLLPGLSLVLADLPEPLPVLTFPGNLGDGDTLQLAWRWMEGLESAD
- a CDS encoding APC family permease, whose translation is MSQPIPDQPPINKAPKGRLLNILGVGFGLAGAVGGTIGAGILRTPGLVAAQLPSAELVLAAWLAGGLYALLGAVCVAELAAALPKAGGWYVYAERAFGKRVGFLVGWTDWLAHCIGLAWVATTVGEYGQALLPAAIPQEPYTVRILALLAIGLFSLIQLRGMRAGSASQELLSLAKAVAFLALVAACFLLPIQAAPPIALSPPAPMAIAGWRSLSLAVVLALQAVITTYDGWASPVYFAEEFSEPGRDLPRSLIGGVLAVLVLYLLINLALLHVLPIAQLASARLPAADAARALAGPLGGLLITALALVSLLGLINTVVMAAPRILFGLSRDGLLPSFVAQVNGGGTPSAALLLTSTAAAALVLAGSFERLLTMGAVFYVSLPLAGIASLVTLRQREPELPRPFLTWGYPVSPLLITAVSLAFLIGSTANDWLSSLAALALVAMGYGVCLLAERRPLAEETN